In Trifolium pratense cultivar HEN17-A07 linkage group LG7, ARS_RC_1.1, whole genome shotgun sequence, a genomic segment contains:
- the LOC123895878 gene encoding receptor kinase-like protein Xa21: protein MSNTTYRKLKNKEVNLLGYFDTKKFLEITIKDKKCNFNYFVSIHEIGNISNLLYFSVYGNNINGPIPATFKGLKNLQGLDLSNNGLQGSFIEELCKVERLSELYLDNNKLSGVLPTCLGNMTSLQKLYIGSNSLNSSSIPSSLWSLKDILEVNLSSNAFIGNLPLEIGNLKAIVILDLSRNHISGNIPATIGSVITLQNLSLAHNKLMGSIPASLDQMVSLISLDLSQNMLTGVIPKSLESLLYLQNINLSYNRLQGEIPDGGPFKKFTAQSFKHNEALCGNPRLQVPRCGKQVKKRSISKKLLLKCLIPILVSTFLLVACIILVKHNKRKKVENTPERGLSTLGAPRRISYYELVQATNGFNESNLLGNGGFGSVYQGKLPDGEMIAVKVIDLQSEAKSRSFDAECNAMKELRHRNLVKIISSCSNLDFKSLVMEFMSNGSVDKWLYLLEIRYDNPGYLRRIVFVHFLNKVFRPYSCLGSRNLCGDNSRRAICF from the exons ATGTCTAACACTACTTATAGGAAACTGAAAAACAAGGAAGTTAACTTGTTAG GctattttgacacaaaaaaattTTTGGAAATTACGATTAAGGATAAAAAGTGTAATTTTAACTATTTTGTTTCCATTCATGAAATTGGAAACATTAGCAACTTGCTATACTTTTCTGTATATGGGAATAATATAAATGGACCAATACCTGCTACATTCAAAGGGTTGAAAAATCTTCAGGGATTGGACCTTAGCAACAATGGACTACAAGGATCATTTATTGAGGAGCTTTGTAAAGTTGAGAGGTTGAGTGAGttgtatctagacaataataaGCTCTCTGGTGTTTTACCGACGTGTTTGGGAAATATGACTTCTCTTCAAAAGTTATACATAGGATCTAATAGTTTGAACTCTAGCAGCATACCTTCCTCTCTTTGGAGTCTTAAAGATATATTAGAAGTAAATTTGTCCTCTAATGCTTTCATTGGTAATCTTCCACTTGAGATTGGAAACTTGAAAGCAATTGTAATATTAGATCTATCAAGAAATCATATTTCAGGCAACATTCCTGCAACCATCGGTTCTGTAATAACTTTGCAGAATCTCTCCTTAGCACATAACAAACTGATGGGATCAATTCCCGCATCATTGGATCAAATGGTAAGCTTGATATCCTTGGACTTGTCCCAAAATATGCTAACAGGTGTTATTCCAAAATCCTTAGAATCACTTTTgtatcttcaaaacatcaactTGTCATATAATAGATTACAAGGAGAGATTCCTGATGGTGGACCATTCAAAAAGTTCACAGCTCAGTCATTTAAGCATAATGAAGCACTGTGTGGAAATCCTCGCCTCCAAGTACCTCGGTGTGGTAAACAAGTTAAGAAAAGGTCAATTTCAAAGAAGTTATTACTCAAATGCCTAATTCCTATACTTGTGTCGACCTTTTTGCTTGTTGCATGCATTATACTTGTAAAACATAATAAAAGGAAAAAGGTTGAAAATACTCCTGAAAGGGGTTTATCAACTTTAGGAGCTCCAAGAAGAATATCCTATTATGAACTTGTGCAAGCAACTAATGGATTCAATGAGAGTAACTTACTTGGAAATGGGGGATTTGGCTCTGTGTATCAGGGGAAGCTTCCTGATGGTGAGATGATCGCAGTTAAAGTAATTGATTTGCAGTCAGAGGCAAAATCAAGGAGCTTTGATGCAGAATGCAATGCAATGAAAGAACTACGACATCGAAATCTGGTTAAGATTATCAGTAGTTGTTCAAATCTTGATTTCAAATCATTGGTGATGGAGTTCATGTCGAATGGAAGTGTGGACAAATGGTTATATTTGTTAGAAATACGGTATGATAATCCTGGATATCTTCGAAGAATCGTGTTCGTTCACTTTCTGAACAAAGTATTTCGACCCTATTCTTGTCTGGGTTCACGAAATCTTTGCGGGGATAATTCTCGAAGAGCAATCTGTTTCTGA
- the LOC123897093 gene encoding receptor-like protein 37: MLANNWSTSSSVCTCDDRHNRVHSLNLLNMNLVILELRNNSFGGESPKEICRLHRLKFLDTAYNKFVEEIPAILGNLSQLQYLELGYNNFNVGFIPQSIDNNDGRFSIVEPLVLPQT; the protein is encoded by the exons ATGTTGGCTAATAATTGGTCAACTTCATCTTCAGTATGCACTTGTGATGACAGACACAATAGAGTCCACAGTCTGAATCTGCTAAACATGAATCTTGTTATTCTTGAACTCCGCAACAATAGCTTCGGTGGTGAGTCACCTAAAGAGATATGTCGGTTGCACAGATTAAAGTTTCTTGACACAGCTTATAACAagtttgttgaagaaattcctGCAATTTTGGGCAACTTATCACAACTACAATATTTGGAGCTTGGATATAACAATTTCAACGTAGGATTTATCCCTCAATCTATCG ATAACAATGACGGACGGTTTAGCATAGTTGAACCACTAGTACTTCCTCAAACATAG
- the LOC123895879 gene encoding receptor-like serine/threonine-protein kinase At1g78530, whose amino-acid sequence MVAHVSDFGIAKLMDEGQSKTHTQTLATIGYLAPEYGSRGIVSVKGDVYSYGIMLMEIFTGKKPTDDMFVAELSLKTWICESLPNSIMDVLDSNLVQQNGEQIIDILTYMSSIFGLALNCCEDSPEARIIMADVTALLIKIKTSVLGANRA is encoded by the exons ATGGTTGCACATGTTAGTGATTTTGGTATTGCAAAACTCATGGATGAAGGACAATCTAAAACACATACTCAGACTTTGGCTACTATTGGATACCTTGCACCAG AGTATGGATCTAGAGGAATTGTTTCTGTCAAAGGAGATGTATACAGCTATGGAATTATGCTAATGGAAATCTTCACAGGAAAAAAACCAACAGATGATATGTTTGTTGCAGAGCTAAGTTTGAAAACATGGATCTGTGAATCATTGCCTAATTCAATTATGGATGTCTTGGATTCTAATTTAGTCCAACAAAATGGGGAACAAATCATTGACATATTGACTTACATGTCATCTATTTTTGGTTTAGCCCTGAACTGCTGTGAAGATTCACCCGAAGCAAGAATTATTATGGCAGATGTTACTGCGTTGCTAATCAAAATCAAGACTTCGGTTCTTGGTGCAAATAGGGCCTAG